From a region of the Deltaproteobacteria bacterium genome:
- a CDS encoding CopG family transcriptional regulator has translation MYDYFSGAVMRRLNARLDEEFTKKFELIKKRNAMNDSTAIKAAIDYYYQHVCKKGATPIKELLADFIGCAEGSTELSKNYKKLLNSTLKHKL, from the coding sequence ATGTATGACTATTTTTCTGGAGCAGTTATGCGTCGTTTAAATGCTCGCCTTGATGAAGAATTTACTAAGAAATTTGAATTAATAAAAAAAAGAAATGCCATGAATGATTCAACAGCGATAAAAGCGGCTATTGATTATTATTATCAACATGTTTGTAAAAAAGGTGCTACACCAATAAAAGAATTATTAGCTGATTTTATTGGCTGTGCTGAAGGTAGCACAGAGTTATCAAAAAATTATAAAAAATTACTCAATTCAACCTTAAAACATAAATTATGA
- a CDS encoding VapC toxin family PIN domain ribonuclease, with product MIIADTGFWLALANRKDKYHLQAVSTLRQINEDLITTWPVFTECCHLLLTRLSSDAQIKFIRSIMAGAANIFAIKNEHMPRIAMLMEEYHDLPMDLADASLVILAECLGSGRILSTDQRDFHTYRWKSHKPFKNLLL from the coding sequence ATGATTATCGCCGATACTGGTTTTTGGTTAGCTTTAGCAAACCGTAAAGATAAATATCATTTACAAGCAGTATCTACCTTAAGGCAAATAAATGAAGACTTAATTACAACATGGCCAGTTTTTACTGAATGCTGTCATTTATTATTAACTCGTTTGTCATCTGATGCGCAGATAAAATTTATTCGCTCTATTATGGCAGGCGCTGCAAATATTTTCGCAATAAAAAATGAGCATATGCCACGAATAGCAATGCTTATGGAAGAGTATCATGACCTGCCTATGGATTTGGCTGATGCTTCGCTTGTTATTTTAGCAGAATGCTTAGGTTCTGGAAGAATTTTATCAACAGATCAACGTGATTTTCATACTTATCGATGGAAATCGCATAAACCTTTTAAAAATTTGCTTCTATAG